One window from the genome of Prochlorococcus marinus XMU1411 encodes:
- a CDS encoding DUF3120 domain-containing protein — translation MKELITKNLEVKDKFNYESHQTVDSYENSFLSNPISLRLWSSFFVILPIFVQAPWVRLEPISALCFTFVIVLVAIVLNQKRSNKWFIVSSLLLGISGSWLGGCLFWGWLSPFPILHIPVEAVVLPLALIGLGTNWKIGSSFYISSLFGTAVTDITIFLIGIMDQWRQVITADSENAPIILQKASESLIQIKSLSIIVFVALILWFISKEILDSGTINTTSGKALLVSGYVIQTTLIVDGIFIVLAILQPTFSGLV, via the coding sequence TTGAAAGAATTAATTACAAAAAATTTAGAAGTAAAAGATAAATTCAACTATGAATCCCATCAGACAGTCGATTCATACGAAAATAGTTTTTTATCAAATCCTATATCTTTAAGATTGTGGTCTTCTTTTTTTGTAATTTTACCTATTTTTGTTCAAGCCCCTTGGGTTAGATTAGAACCAATAAGTGCACTTTGTTTTACTTTTGTTATTGTCTTAGTGGCAATTGTTTTGAATCAGAAAAGATCAAATAAGTGGTTTATTGTCAGTTCATTATTACTTGGTATATCAGGTAGTTGGCTTGGTGGATGTTTGTTCTGGGGATGGTTAAGCCCATTTCCTATCCTACACATACCTGTTGAAGCTGTAGTTCTACCATTAGCTTTAATTGGATTAGGTACTAATTGGAAAATAGGTTCAAGTTTTTATATCTCTTCTTTATTTGGAACGGCAGTAACCGACATAACGATATTTTTAATCGGAATCATGGATCAATGGAGGCAGGTAATTACAGCAGATTCTGAAAATGCACCAATTATTCTTCAAAAAGCTTCAGAGAGTCTTATTCAAATAAAATCTTTATCTATTATCGTTTTTGTTGCTCTTATACTTTGGTTTATTTCAAAAGAAATTTTAGATTCTGGCACAATTAATACTACTAGTGGTAAAGCACTCTTGGTTTCTGGTTACGTAATTCAAACGACATTAATTGTTGATGGTATTTTTATTGTTTTAGCAATTCTGCAACCAACTTTTAGTGGATTGGTTTAA
- the nadB gene encoding L-aspartate oxidase → MLRAPFSQEPIPINNWDVIVIGAGAAGLMTCLELPSNLKVLLLNRNTSKVSSSRWAQGGIASVVRQDDSFDLHAEDTLKAGDGLCDFQAVEMLVKEAPGCVNRLQNLGMIFDQSSDQLATTLEAAHSRRRVLHVKDRTGRALVEVLEDHIETQKNILHCRGVRVTELLIENKECRGVQVLDGANLYWIKSRAVVLATGGGGHLFTNTTNPAQSSGEGIALAWKAGAAIEDLEFVQFHPTALKFYGAPCFLISEALRGEGAILVDKNGESPVKNLENRDLATRDQVSRAIMKNMHDNNVDHVGLDLRYIDPEKIVERFPTILSRCQDYGVNPLNEVIPVAPAAHYWMGGVKTDLNACSTRKGLYAVGEVASTGVHGANRLASNSLMECLVFARKMSSIVLNDLSKFEKFDRSFQEFDIEDPKEDQISIIAEKIDELRKLCWLNLGVSRNKVNMSKFLNYIQNDIDKLNKNDLLNSLEKINFDQKIKLSERNRRALNLLLDLKNRQITTLTLLKACLFREESRGGHYRDDFPDKDKNWECHTRQQLDQKIKKRFIKN, encoded by the coding sequence ATGTTAAGGGCTCCATTTTCGCAAGAACCGATACCAATAAATAATTGGGATGTAATTGTTATAGGTGCTGGAGCTGCTGGCCTTATGACTTGTCTTGAATTACCCTCAAATTTAAAAGTGCTTCTTTTAAATAGAAATACTAGTAAGGTATCTTCCAGTAGATGGGCTCAAGGTGGAATTGCATCTGTTGTTAGACAAGATGATTCATTTGATCTTCATGCTGAGGATACTTTAAAAGCAGGAGATGGACTATGTGATTTTCAAGCTGTAGAAATGCTAGTTAAAGAAGCTCCAGGTTGTGTCAATAGGTTACAGAATTTAGGGATGATTTTTGATCAAAGTTCTGATCAACTAGCTACTACCTTGGAAGCAGCACATTCACGAAGAAGAGTCTTACATGTTAAGGATCGTACTGGACGAGCATTAGTTGAAGTTCTAGAAGATCATATTGAGACTCAAAAAAATATTCTTCACTGCAGGGGCGTAAGAGTAACTGAACTTCTCATTGAAAATAAGGAATGTAGAGGAGTTCAGGTTCTTGATGGAGCAAATTTATATTGGATTAAATCTAGAGCTGTTGTTTTGGCTACAGGTGGGGGTGGGCACTTATTTACAAATACAACAAATCCTGCTCAATCCTCTGGTGAAGGGATTGCTCTTGCATGGAAAGCAGGAGCTGCTATCGAAGATTTAGAGTTCGTGCAATTTCATCCAACAGCTTTAAAGTTTTATGGTGCACCTTGCTTTTTAATATCTGAGGCACTTAGAGGGGAGGGAGCAATTTTAGTTGATAAAAATGGTGAAAGTCCAGTTAAAAATCTTGAAAATCGTGATCTAGCTACTAGAGATCAAGTAAGTAGAGCAATTATGAAAAATATGCATGATAATAATGTAGACCATGTTGGCTTAGATCTTCGTTATATTGACCCAGAAAAAATTGTAGAGCGCTTCCCCACGATCTTAAGTCGATGTCAGGATTATGGAGTTAACCCTTTAAATGAGGTTATTCCTGTAGCACCTGCAGCTCATTATTGGATGGGAGGTGTTAAAACTGATCTAAATGCATGTTCAACAAGAAAAGGACTATATGCCGTTGGAGAAGTTGCTTCTACAGGTGTGCATGGTGCTAATAGATTGGCAAGTAATTCACTGATGGAGTGTCTTGTTTTCGCAAGAAAAATGTCTTCAATTGTTTTGAATGACCTTTCTAAATTTGAAAAATTTGATCGATCATTTCAAGAGTTTGATATTGAAGATCCTAAAGAAGATCAAATTTCTATAATTGCTGAAAAAATTGATGAACTAAGAAAACTATGTTGGTTAAATTTAGGTGTATCTAGAAATAAGGTAAATATGAGTAAATTTTTAAATTATATTCAAAATGACATAGATAAATTAAATAAAAATGATTTACTAAATAGTCTTGAAAAAATAAATTTTGATCAAAAAATAAAACTTAGTGAACGCAATAGAAGAGCATTAAATCTTTTACTTGATTTAAAGAATAGACAAATAACCACCTTAACTTTATTAAAGGCTTGTCTATTTAGAGAAGAAAGTAGAGGAGGGCATTATAGAGATGATTTCCCTGATAAAGATAAAAATTGGGAATGCCATACTAGACAACAGTTAGATCAAAAAATTAAAAAAAGATTTATTAAAAATTAA
- a CDS encoding vitamin K epoxide reductase family protein, with the protein MALKTLNRRNKKDLKWPKIIIAILSTIGIVDTGSITLKNWGLFTSLSCPGIQNGCETVLNSPWGTLFENNQINIPLSLAGFITYLSILFITIILSLNLISPKEKLNKFLWWLVFLISCASSTFSFLLINIMFFKIQAYCFFCILSAILSFSIFIISMIGAKFESREPMIFRGFIVAISVLLGGLIWSTNVDPSNAIDVASPTENVSPKITTSSSPQKVKFAKFLSENNIVMYSAYWCPHCHDQKQLFGKEAVKELKVIECAKDGKDNEYELCQTKGISGFPSWEINGEIISGTRDLNELATKTDYKGDLNF; encoded by the coding sequence ATGGCCCTTAAGACTTTAAACAGAAGAAATAAAAAAGATTTGAAATGGCCAAAAATCATAATCGCAATTCTTAGCACTATAGGAATAGTTGACACAGGTTCGATTACTTTAAAAAACTGGGGATTATTTACTTCGCTTTCATGCCCAGGGATACAAAATGGTTGTGAAACAGTTTTAAATAGTCCTTGGGGTACTTTATTTGAAAATAATCAAATCAATATACCTCTCTCATTAGCTGGATTTATAACGTATTTATCAATATTATTTATCACAATAATACTTTCGCTTAATTTAATTTCACCGAAAGAAAAACTAAATAAGTTTTTATGGTGGTTAGTATTTCTAATATCTTGTGCGTCATCAACATTTAGCTTTTTATTGATAAATATAATGTTTTTTAAGATTCAAGCATATTGCTTTTTTTGTATACTTTCAGCAATTTTATCGTTTTCTATCTTTATAATTTCTATGATTGGAGCAAAGTTCGAAAGTAGAGAACCAATGATTTTTAGAGGTTTCATTGTAGCCATTAGTGTCCTTCTTGGGGGCCTAATTTGGTCAACAAACGTTGACCCCTCTAATGCTATTGATGTTGCAAGCCCCACTGAAAATGTATCGCCAAAAATTACCACTTCAAGCTCTCCCCAAAAGGTAAAGTTTGCAAAATTTTTAAGTGAAAACAATATTGTTATGTATAGTGCATACTGGTGTCCACATTGCCATGATCAGAAACAATTATTTGGTAAAGAAGCAGTTAAAGAATTAAAAGTGATTGAATGTGCTAAAGATGGTAAAGATAATGAGTATGAGCTATGCCAAACGAAAGGAATCAGTGGATTTCCTTCCTGGGAAATAAATGGAGAAATTATTAGTGGTACGCGTGACTTAAATGAATTAGCAACAAAAACCGACTATAAGGGAGATCTTAATTTTTAA
- the rimO gene encoding 30S ribosomal protein S12 methylthiotransferase RimO — MKQNSLNVKEKKLSKVAFSHVGCEKNLVDTEHMQGLLDKEGYEVDSNINDANVVVVNTCSFIETAREESIRKILEYTNQGKEVIVAGCMAQHFKDELIKEIPEIKGLIGTGDYQKIAKVLDRVEKGEIVNEVSKIPEFIADEEIPRFVDKNKFVAYLRIAEGCNYNCAFCIIPKLRGPQRSRTIESIVSEAKSLAKQGIQEIILISQITTNYGQDIYGKPSLAKLLNELSKVPIPWIRIHYAYPTGLTDEVIRAFKDSKNIVPYFDLPLQHSHPDILKSMNRPWQAFLNESILEKIRDEIPSAVLRTSLIVGFPGEKKEHFEHLLEFLDRHKFDHVGVFIFSPEEGTAAFHLPNKVSLEVAEARKDNVISVQQNISKDKNQSYVGSKMKILVEKISDNNELIGRTYNFAPEIDGTVILSVKDKIDLKNYIGKFVEANICFADEYDLYGETIKIL, encoded by the coding sequence GTGAAACAAAATAGTCTCAATGTAAAAGAAAAAAAACTATCTAAGGTTGCATTCAGTCATGTTGGTTGTGAGAAAAATCTTGTTGATACTGAACATATGCAAGGCTTATTAGATAAAGAGGGTTATGAAGTTGATAGCAATATAAATGATGCAAATGTTGTTGTTGTAAATACTTGCAGTTTTATTGAGACAGCTAGAGAAGAATCTATTAGAAAAATTCTAGAATATACAAATCAAGGAAAGGAAGTAATAGTTGCAGGCTGTATGGCTCAGCATTTTAAAGATGAGCTTATAAAAGAAATCCCTGAAATAAAAGGTTTGATTGGAACAGGAGATTATCAAAAGATAGCCAAGGTTTTAGACAGAGTAGAAAAAGGGGAAATCGTTAATGAAGTTTCAAAAATACCGGAATTTATTGCAGATGAGGAAATACCTCGTTTTGTAGATAAAAATAAATTTGTTGCTTATCTTCGTATTGCTGAAGGCTGCAACTATAATTGCGCTTTTTGTATTATTCCTAAGTTGAGAGGTCCTCAAAGAAGTAGAACAATAGAATCTATAGTTTCAGAAGCTAAAAGTCTTGCAAAACAGGGTATTCAAGAAATCATTTTAATTAGTCAAATAACAACTAATTATGGTCAAGATATTTATGGAAAACCATCATTAGCCAAACTTTTGAATGAGCTTTCTAAAGTTCCAATTCCTTGGATAAGGATACATTATGCTTATCCAACGGGTTTAACTGATGAAGTTATTAGAGCTTTCAAAGATTCAAAGAATATAGTACCTTACTTTGATTTACCACTTCAGCATAGTCATCCAGATATATTGAAGAGTATGAATAGACCTTGGCAGGCTTTTTTGAATGAATCAATTTTGGAGAAAATTAGAGATGAAATTCCATCTGCTGTATTAAGAACTAGTCTCATTGTTGGATTCCCGGGAGAAAAAAAAGAACATTTTGAACATCTTCTCGAATTTTTGGATAGGCACAAATTTGATCATGTGGGAGTGTTTATTTTTTCTCCTGAGGAAGGAACTGCAGCTTTTCATTTACCAAATAAAGTTTCCCTAGAGGTTGCAGAGGCAAGAAAAGATAACGTTATTTCAGTTCAACAAAATATCTCCAAAGATAAAAATCAGTCATATGTTGGTTCAAAAATGAAGATTTTGGTAGAAAAAATATCAGATAATAACGAATTAATAGGTCGGACCTATAATTTCGCCCCTGAAATTGACGGAACAGTAATTTTATCTGTTAAGGATAAAATTGATTTGAAAAATTATATTGGTAAATTTGTTGAAGCAAATATTTGTTTTGCTGATGAATATGATTTGTATGGAGAGACTATTAAAATTTTATAG
- the petL gene encoding cytochrome b6-f complex subunit PetL produces the protein MNIIFYFAFIGFGFGAAFALDKLLRAVKLI, from the coding sequence ATGAACATCATTTTCTATTTTGCATTTATTGGTTTTGGTTTTGGAGCTGCTTTCGCATTAGATAAGCTCTTAAGAGCAGTTAAATTAATTTAA
- a CDS encoding DUF4346 domain-containing protein → MDSKNSFDEKTIIDNNLSNRYIDLDPKGYFIIKVDLEENKIILEHFLNNINDDGYALDPETNEPIKCDSQNKRVSNEVFKGISAKQLGIMITEERNDLITRFDHALYLGRELQKAEECLYKRLPYIQD, encoded by the coding sequence ATGGATTCTAAGAACAGTTTCGATGAAAAAACAATCATTGATAATAACCTATCCAACCGATATATAGATTTAGATCCAAAAGGTTATTTTATTATCAAAGTAGATTTAGAAGAAAATAAAATAATTTTAGAGCACTTTCTAAATAATATTAATGATGACGGATATGCTCTTGACCCAGAAACAAATGAACCAATTAAATGCGACTCTCAAAATAAAAGAGTTAGTAATGAAGTTTTTAAAGGTATTAGTGCTAAACAACTTGGAATAATGATCACTGAAGAAAGAAATGACTTAATAACCAGATTCGACCATGCCCTATATTTAGGGCGGGAACTACAAAAAGCAGAAGAATGTTTATACAAAAGATTACCATATATCCAAGATTAA
- a CDS encoding GNAT family N-acetyltransferase, producing the protein MNQKIHKVEIKLSIKEISKEIWNELANEINNPFYEWNWIKNLEMSKSVSRETGWQPLYFVAYKNEEILGIAPLFLKNHSYGEFIFDQSFARLAQELNLNYYPKLIGMSPYSPVNGYQFLYKKNKDKKEITNLLINHIESFAITNKILSCNFLYIDECWGNYLKSLGYYEWINSSSEWRSNGEKTFDDFLSRFNSNQRKNIKKERKSITKQDIKVEIFNEDDINQEILKKMHNFYEQHCSRWGVWGSKYLTSKFFETLVDNKKNLLLFSASKNDSNEIFAMSMCVKNQKNLWGRYWGSQEEISNLHFELCYYQPIEWAIKNSIHLFDPGAGGKHKRRRGFFAKSTFSMHKWFDKNMENIIYPWLNEVNKQTEMEIDFENKSIPFK; encoded by the coding sequence ATGAACCAAAAAATACATAAAGTTGAAATCAAATTGTCAATTAAGGAAATCTCCAAGGAGATATGGAATGAATTAGCAAATGAAATTAATAATCCATTTTATGAATGGAATTGGATTAAAAACCTTGAGATGTCTAAAAGTGTTTCAAGAGAAACTGGTTGGCAGCCTCTATATTTTGTTGCTTATAAAAATGAAGAAATACTAGGAATTGCCCCACTTTTTTTAAAAAATCATAGCTATGGAGAATTCATTTTTGACCAATCATTTGCAAGATTGGCTCAAGAGCTGAATTTAAATTATTACCCTAAATTAATTGGAATGAGTCCTTATAGTCCTGTAAATGGATATCAATTTCTTTATAAAAAAAATAAAGACAAGAAAGAAATCACAAATTTACTGATAAACCATATCGAAAGCTTTGCGATTACAAACAAAATCCTAAGTTGTAATTTTTTATATATTGATGAATGCTGGGGCAACTATCTTAAATCTTTGGGATACTATGAATGGATAAACTCCAGCAGTGAATGGAGGAGTAATGGAGAAAAAACATTCGACGATTTTCTATCTAGATTTAACTCTAATCAGAGAAAAAATATAAAAAAAGAGAGAAAATCAATTACTAAACAAGACATTAAAGTAGAAATTTTTAATGAAGATGATATCAACCAAGAAATCCTCAAAAAAATGCATAATTTTTATGAACAGCATTGTTCGAGGTGGGGAGTTTGGGGAAGTAAATATCTAACATCTAAATTTTTCGAAACACTAGTTGATAATAAAAAAAATCTTTTACTTTTTAGTGCATCAAAAAATGATTCAAATGAAATTTTTGCTATGTCGATGTGCGTTAAAAATCAAAAAAACTTATGGGGTAGATATTGGGGTAGTCAAGAAGAAATATCTAATTTACATTTTGAATTATGCTATTACCAGCCAATTGAATGGGCAATAAAAAATAGTATCCATTTGTTTGATCCTGGAGCGGGTGGTAAACATAAAAGACGGAGAGGGTTTTTTGCAAAAAGCACCTTTAGCATGCATAAGTGGTTTGACAAAAATATGGAAAATATAATTTATCCTTGGCTAAATGAAGTGAATAAACAAACCGAGATGGAAATTGATTTTGAAAATAAATCCATACCTTTTAAATAA
- a CDS encoding dihydrofolate reductase family protein, with amino-acid sequence MNIPRVIIVIASSLDGRIAFPGGGESHLGSDEDKKILNQNLSMVDATIFGLGTLIAHQSTFLVKNHTDNDKVNISKSQPISIVASNSKKFNSNWKYFRQPIRRWLISSSKVDNSSNNEFEKELFFEDSWKKTLISLKKKGINDLALLGGAKLINSFIKEDLITDIKITIIPRIIGGRYTWIPPEQTNAIFNLKRLWEIKSIKNLMNNEIHVHYKKI; translated from the coding sequence TTGAATATCCCAAGAGTAATAATTGTTATAGCATCAAGTCTTGATGGGAGAATTGCATTTCCTGGAGGTGGAGAATCGCATCTTGGCAGCGATGAAGATAAAAAAATATTAAATCAAAACTTATCAATGGTTGACGCCACCATTTTTGGTTTAGGTACTTTAATAGCTCATCAATCAACTTTCCTAGTTAAAAATCACACTGATAATGACAAAGTAAATATATCAAAAAGTCAACCAATTTCTATAGTTGCTTCAAATAGCAAAAAATTTAACAGTAATTGGAAATACTTTCGTCAACCAATTAGAAGATGGCTAATAAGCTCAAGTAAAGTTGATAATTCGTCGAATAATGAATTCGAGAAAGAACTCTTTTTCGAAGATTCATGGAAAAAAACTTTAATTTCACTTAAAAAAAAAGGGATAAATGATCTAGCTCTTTTAGGAGGTGCAAAACTTATAAATTCATTTATAAAAGAGGATTTAATAACAGATATAAAAATTACAATAATTCCACGAATTATTGGAGGTAGATATACATGGATCCCTCCAGAACAAACAAATGCGATTTTTAATCTCAAAAGGCTATGGGAAATAAAATCAATTAAAAATTTAATGAATAATGAAATCCATGTTCATTACAAAAAGATTTGA
- a CDS encoding 6-pyruvoyl trahydropterin synthase family protein gives MTSTQSKPSHGKGRECVITRRACFSSSHRYWLPEKSPEENLSLFGKCSIAPGHGHNYELIVSMGGELDSDGMVLNLSDVKHSIKDKVTGQLDFRFLNDVWPEFNVNNQEGILPTTEALVKVIWSRLKDDLPLTSLRLYENPNLWADYFGKNMEAFLTVQTHFAAAHRLAKEEISFDENKKIYGKCARVNGHGHNYLVDITVKGDIDKRTGMVCDLSALQEIINDLVVEQLDHTFLNKDIEFFHSCVPTAENIALYISDILKKPIHNLGATLYKIRLQESPNNAAEIYVDQKLTNSLKLKLENSLVTQT, from the coding sequence ATGACTTCTACACAATCCAAACCATCTCATGGAAAAGGACGTGAATGCGTCATAACTCGACGTGCCTGCTTTAGTTCTAGTCACCGTTATTGGCTTCCTGAAAAAAGCCCAGAAGAAAATTTATCTCTTTTTGGAAAGTGCAGTATTGCACCAGGTCATGGTCATAATTATGAACTTATTGTTTCAATGGGTGGAGAACTAGACTCTGATGGAATGGTACTTAATCTCTCTGATGTAAAACACTCTATTAAAGATAAGGTTACTGGACAATTAGATTTTCGTTTTTTAAATGATGTCTGGCCTGAATTTAATGTTAATAATCAAGAAGGTATACTTCCCACAACTGAAGCATTAGTAAAGGTCATTTGGAGTCGTCTGAAGGATGATTTACCTCTTACAAGTCTAAGACTTTATGAAAACCCAAATTTATGGGCAGATTATTTTGGAAAAAACATGGAAGCATTTTTAACAGTACAAACTCATTTTGCAGCCGCTCATAGACTTGCAAAAGAAGAGATATCCTTTGATGAAAATAAAAAAATCTATGGGAAATGTGCCAGAGTTAATGGACATGGTCATAACTATCTTGTCGATATAACTGTAAAAGGAGACATTGATAAAAGAACAGGAATGGTTTGCGACTTATCTGCCCTGCAAGAGATAATTAACGATTTAGTTGTTGAACAACTAGATCATACTTTTCTTAATAAAGACATAGAATTTTTCCATAGTTGTGTTCCAACTGCTGAAAATATAGCTTTATATATTTCTGATATTCTTAAGAAACCAATACATAATCTTGGTGCAACATTATACAAAATAAGACTCCAGGAGAGCCCAAATAATGCTGCAGAAATTTATGTTGATCAAAAGTTGACCAATTCGTTGAAGTTGAAATTGGAAAATAGTTTAGTAACGCAAACTTGA
- a CDS encoding shikimate kinase has protein sequence MEQSIIEKTVHAIKGRSIFLIGMMGSGKSQTGLKLAELLKYKYIDLDSLIEKLAKKSINQIFKDEGEDDFRELEANCLKETIKIPSLVISTGGGIVTKSENWGFLRQGIIAWIDLDKDIAIERLKNEIKNRPLLQGKNLNDLYMSIFKSRENLYSQADLRIQVKKENIEEVAMKIINAIHKEIIS, from the coding sequence ATGGAACAATCCATTATCGAAAAAACAGTTCATGCTATTAAGGGTAGAAGCATATTTTTAATAGGAATGATGGGTTCTGGTAAGTCACAAACTGGTTTGAAGCTGGCTGAATTATTGAAGTATAAATACATTGATTTAGATTCATTAATAGAGAAGTTGGCAAAAAAATCTATCAATCAAATTTTTAAGGATGAAGGAGAAGATGATTTCCGCGAATTAGAAGCAAACTGCCTTAAAGAAACTATCAAAATTCCTTCATTAGTAATCTCAACTGGGGGAGGAATAGTTACCAAATCGGAAAACTGGGGATTCTTAAGACAGGGAATAATTGCTTGGATAGATCTCGACAAAGATATAGCAATTGAAAGATTGAAAAATGAAATTAAAAATAGGCCACTTCTTCAGGGAAAGAATCTAAATGATCTATATATGAGCATTTTTAAATCTAGAGAAAATTTGTATTCTCAAGCAGATTTAAGAATTCAAGTAAAAAAAGAAAATATTGAAGAAGTTGCTATGAAAATAATTAATGCAATTCATAAAGAAATAATCAGTTAA
- a CDS encoding chlororespiratory reduction protein 7, which yields MSNPLIRASDHYVLLEPDSKEKIVSKQEAILWLKNWLSKTETQTIYQNIEDPDQEFFEELLESTYELEIKLGYVIKWFAVRIKPD from the coding sequence ATGTCAAATCCACTAATAAGAGCATCAGATCATTATGTATTATTAGAGCCAGATTCGAAGGAAAAAATTGTATCAAAACAAGAAGCAATTTTATGGTTGAAGAATTGGCTTAGTAAGACAGAAACACAAACAATATATCAAAATATAGAAGATCCTGATCAGGAATTTTTTGAAGAATTATTGGAAAGCACTTATGAATTAGAAATAAAATTAGGATACGTTATCAAATGGTTTGCAGTAAGAATTAAACCAGATTAA
- a CDS encoding DUF6816 family protein has translation MKILLGLILCLIFQGIFLESSFALVDSNVREFLENRVNQWPELYLPNFKLSDTSKDLIYPKWFEGNWLVTSQDIVNDSEEPVIYKVNFFKNDSDLIVGNRAKNSESIGKAIFGETLIKVVNDPQSINNQITYLKDDFYIDSRITGRNQIQDNDIFFADELVIQTAHKPGASRINQVETISKFQKCSEEILEVDNSIKPSICGVQYVASYGSKVGDPSIHAIKTNKYKLKFEFIES, from the coding sequence ATGAAAATTCTTCTTGGATTAATTCTTTGCTTGATTTTTCAAGGAATTTTTTTAGAAAGTTCTTTTGCTCTCGTAGATTCTAACGTACGAGAGTTTTTAGAAAATCGTGTAAATCAATGGCCAGAATTATATTTGCCAAATTTTAAATTATCGGATACTTCTAAGGATTTAATTTATCCTAAATGGTTCGAGGGGAATTGGCTTGTTACTTCTCAAGATATAGTTAATGATTCAGAAGAGCCAGTTATTTATAAAGTAAATTTCTTTAAGAATGATTCAGATTTAATTGTTGGTAATCGTGCAAAAAATTCTGAATCTATTGGAAAAGCAATATTTGGTGAAACCTTAATCAAGGTTGTAAATGATCCTCAATCTATTAATAATCAAATTACTTATTTGAAAGATGATTTTTATATTGATTCAAGAATTACAGGGAGAAATCAGATCCAAGATAATGATATTTTTTTCGCAGATGAGCTAGTTATACAAACAGCACATAAGCCAGGTGCTTCAAGGATTAATCAGGTAGAGACCATTAGTAAATTTCAAAAATGTTCTGAAGAAATATTGGAAGTTGATAATTCAATCAAACCATCAATTTGTGGAGTGCAATATGTTGCTTCTTATGGTTCAAAAGTTGGTGATCCTTCTATTCATGCTATCAAAACAAATAAATATAAATTGAAGTTTGAATTTATTGAGAGTTAG
- a CDS encoding glutathione S-transferase has protein sequence MITLYQFRHSAFCLKTRMALHAKKLQYRVEEVTPGIGQFEIFKLSGQKQVPVIVDSNDQVINDSSTICEYIDKKNENNPLFPEDPILFAQCKLIEDWADTTMATTCRKTLIKSAIENPQLRTALLPNEIPSSVKSIVDKLPFENLSKISNVVLSSKDNLELQKLLEALSKSLINKKYLVGDSLSIADISIAAQLSLIKFPKSAGPILSGEGSQEYINNPYLENLFIWRNNLEEYLFSANSQ, from the coding sequence ATGATTACATTATATCAATTTAGGCATAGTGCTTTTTGTTTAAAAACAAGAATGGCTCTTCATGCAAAAAAACTACAATATCGAGTTGAAGAAGTAACACCTGGAATAGGCCAATTTGAAATCTTTAAATTATCAGGTCAAAAACAAGTACCTGTAATAGTCGATAGTAATGATCAAGTTATTAATGACTCTTCAACTATTTGCGAATATATAGATAAAAAAAATGAAAACAATCCACTGTTTCCAGAGGATCCAATATTATTTGCACAATGCAAACTAATTGAAGACTGGGCAGATACTACAATGGCTACAACTTGTAGAAAAACTTTAATAAAATCTGCAATAGAAAATCCACAGCTAAGAACTGCATTACTTCCAAATGAAATACCTTCTTCAGTTAAAAGTATTGTTGATAAATTACCTTTTGAAAATCTTAGTAAAATTTCTAATGTAGTTTTATCTTCTAAAGATAATTTAGAACTCCAAAAATTACTGGAAGCCTTATCAAAATCCTTGATCAACAAGAAATATTTAGTTGGAGATAGTTTATCAATTGCAGATATTTCAATTGCTGCTCAATTATCCCTTATTAAATTTCCAAAGTCTGCAGGACCAATTCTTTCAGGAGAGGGGAGCCAAGAATACATAAACAACCCTTATTTAGAAAATCTTTTCATTTGGAGGAACAACTTAGAAGAATATCTTTTTAGTGCTAACTCTCAATAA
- a CDS encoding DUF751 family protein → MGEFFSNVARYPKYLISIIVGGLVALLEPLFKNRSNPLTIVGLISSVLSAFITVYFVLQAMTNPINLQT, encoded by the coding sequence ATGGGCGAATTCTTCTCTAATGTTGCGAGATATCCAAAGTATTTGATATCTATCATTGTTGGGGGACTTGTTGCTTTGCTTGAACCTTTATTCAAGAATAGATCAAATCCACTCACAATAGTAGGTTTGATATCTTCTGTCTTAAGTGCTTTCATAACTGTTTATTTTGTCTTGCAAGCGATGACAAACCCAATAAATTTACAAACATAA